Proteins from a genomic interval of Chroococcidiopsis thermalis PCC 7203:
- a CDS encoding dihydroorotase has protein sequence MSSTSSLLIRRARILLPSGEFLLGDVLTRDRQIVEIAPNIPTPSDATVTEIDATGLTLLPGAIDPQVHFREPGLEHKEDLFTASCACAKGGVTSFLEMPNTRPLTTTQQTLDDKLQRAAQKCVVNYGFFIGATAENLPDLLTAHPTPGIKIFMGSMHGALLVDGEAYLEAIFARGDRLIAVHAEDQARINQRRQEFAGIHDPAIHSQIQDNQAALLATQLALKLSKKYQRRLHILHMSTAEEAELLRQDKPSWVTAEVTPQHLLLNTSAYETIGTWAQMNPPLRSPHDNEVLWQALLDGVIDFIATDHAPHTLEEKAQQYPNTPSGMPGVETSLPLMLTQAMQGRCTVAQVSHWMSTSVAKAYKIPNKGAIAPGYDADLVLVDLNNYHPVRREELQTKCGWSPFEGWNLTGWAAYTIVGGQLVYDRGKLNTQVRGQALSFGE, from the coding sequence ATGTCATCTACTTCTAGCTTACTCATTCGCCGCGCTCGTATCCTGTTGCCCTCTGGAGAATTTCTCTTGGGAGATGTTCTGACTCGCGATCGCCAGATCGTTGAAATTGCCCCAAATATTCCCACTCCCAGCGACGCAACCGTGACGGAAATTGACGCAACGGGTTTAACTTTGTTGCCAGGGGCGATCGATCCGCAAGTCCACTTTCGCGAACCAGGACTGGAACATAAAGAAGATTTATTCACCGCTAGCTGTGCTTGTGCTAAGGGTGGAGTGACTTCATTTTTGGAGATGCCTAACACTCGTCCGCTGACGACGACTCAACAAACGCTAGACGACAAGCTACAACGAGCTGCGCAAAAGTGTGTAGTCAATTATGGCTTTTTTATCGGAGCAACTGCTGAAAATCTCCCCGACTTGCTGACTGCCCACCCCACACCAGGGATCAAGATTTTTATGGGTTCGATGCACGGGGCATTATTGGTAGATGGAGAAGCGTATTTAGAAGCCATTTTTGCACGGGGCGATCGCTTAATTGCCGTTCATGCTGAAGATCAAGCCCGCATTAACCAAAGACGACAGGAATTTGCTGGCATTCACGATCCGGCAATTCACTCGCAAATTCAAGATAATCAAGCCGCGCTTCTAGCGACACAATTAGCGCTCAAACTGTCGAAAAAGTACCAACGGCGCCTGCATATTCTCCATATGTCTACAGCAGAAGAAGCGGAGTTATTGCGGCAAGACAAACCGAGTTGGGTAACGGCGGAAGTTACGCCCCAGCACTTGTTACTCAATACCAGTGCTTACGAAACAATCGGGACTTGGGCGCAGATGAATCCACCCCTGCGATCGCCTCACGACAATGAAGTTCTCTGGCAAGCTTTACTCGATGGTGTCATCGATTTTATCGCCACAGACCATGCGCCGCACACCTTAGAAGAGAAAGCCCAGCAATATCCCAATACACCTTCCGGTATGCCGGGGGTAGAAACATCTTTGCCTCTCATGCTGACACAGGCAATGCAAGGGCGCTGTACCGTCGCCCAGGTATCTCATTGGATGTCTACATCTGTAGCCAAAGCTTACAAAATACCTAATAAAGGGGCGATCGCCCCAGGTTATGATGCCGATCTCGTCCTCGTCGATTTGAATAACTACCATCCCGTCAGACGAGAAGAATTACAGACAAAATGTGGCTGGAGTCCCTTTGAAGGTTGGAATTTAACTGGTTGGGCTGCCTACACCATTGTCGGCGGTCAACTCGTCTACGATCGCGGTAAGTTAAATACTCAAGTTAGAGGGCAAGCTTTGAGTTTTGGCGAGTAA
- the lepB gene encoding signal peptidase I has translation MSRVQNQVPEQNSPQDNEGSWIGELGRTIILSVILALGIRTFVAEARWIPSESMVPTLQKYDKLIVDKVSYHFVEPERGDIVVFSPTETIKKDNPNLKDAFIKRIVGLPGDKVEVKGERVYINDRPLQEKYIEAPPQYQYGPVTVPPNSYLVLGDNRNNSYDSHFWGFVPRDNIIGRAIVRFWPLNRIGELN, from the coding sequence ATGTCGCGAGTCCAAAATCAAGTGCCAGAGCAGAATTCTCCTCAAGACAACGAAGGTTCGTGGATTGGAGAACTAGGCAGAACAATTATCTTGAGTGTAATTTTGGCTTTGGGTATTCGTACCTTTGTGGCAGAAGCCCGCTGGATTCCCTCGGAATCAATGGTTCCGACACTCCAAAAGTATGACAAGCTGATTGTGGACAAAGTCAGTTATCATTTTGTCGAGCCGGAACGGGGCGATATTGTAGTATTTTCACCTACAGAGACAATTAAAAAAGATAATCCTAACCTGAAAGACGCTTTTATTAAACGCATTGTTGGACTGCCAGGGGATAAAGTAGAAGTTAAAGGAGAGCGGGTCTATATCAACGATCGCCCCTTACAGGAAAAGTATATTGAAGCTCCGCCACAGTACCAGTACGGACCTGTCACCGTACCACCGAATTCTTACCTAGTTTTAGGTGATAACCGCAACAACAGTTATGACAGTCATTTTTGGGGATTTGTCCCTAGAGATAATATCATTGGTCGGGCAATTGTCCGGTTTTGGCCTCTCAACCGAATTGGAGAGTTGAATTAA
- a CDS encoding dihydroorotase, whose amino-acid sequence MTMSELLRQVRVIDPVTGSDRQACDVLIVDGAIAAIAPQLTDYPADTQVNDCQGSILGTGLVDLYSHSGEPGFEERETLATLAAAAAAGGFTRVNLLPDTVPPVDNSAVVSRLLGKGQGGQGGQGRTEKFTPLSSPSPLSPQLPQLPQLPQLSFWGALTTGVQGQQMTELAELGAAGIVGFADGQPIENWGLLRRMLEYLKPLDKPVALWACHRGLVGNGVVREGVYSMRSGLPGNPAIAETTALAALLELVAAIGTPVHLMRVSTARSVELIATAKARGLPITASTTWMHLLLDTKALSSYNPALRVEPPLGNPEDVVALRQGVRTGVIDAIAIDHTPYTYEEKTVAFAEAPAGAIGLELALPLLWQNLVATGEFSALELWQALSHRPSECLQQNVNAIAPNSPAELILFDPQHTWTVTQQTLKSRSHNTPWLGQQVNGRVVKIWL is encoded by the coding sequence ATGACGATGAGTGAATTACTACGACAAGTACGGGTTATCGATCCGGTGACGGGGAGCGATCGCCAAGCATGTGATGTGTTAATTGTAGATGGTGCGATCGCGGCAATAGCGCCACAATTGACCGATTATCCAGCTGATACTCAAGTTAATGACTGTCAAGGCTCGATCTTAGGCACGGGGCTGGTAGATCTCTACAGCCATTCGGGAGAACCAGGGTTTGAAGAACGAGAGACGCTGGCAACTCTTGCAGCAGCAGCTGCTGCTGGCGGCTTCACGCGCGTCAATTTGTTACCCGATACCGTTCCGCCTGTGGATAACTCGGCTGTGGTGTCTAGGCTACTGGGAAAGGGACAAGGGGGACAAGGGGGACAAGGAAGAACTGAGAAATTTACTCCCTTGTCTTCCCCCTCTCCCTTGTCTCCTCAGCTCCCTCAGCTCCCTCAGCTCCCCCAGCTCTCTTTTTGGGGTGCGCTCACAACCGGAGTCCAGGGACAGCAAATGACGGAGTTAGCAGAATTGGGAGCGGCGGGAATTGTGGGTTTTGCTGACGGTCAGCCAATTGAAAATTGGGGGCTGTTGCGGCGGATGTTGGAATATCTCAAACCTTTAGATAAGCCAGTGGCGCTCTGGGCTTGTCACCGTGGTCTGGTTGGTAATGGAGTGGTGCGAGAGGGTGTTTACTCTATGCGATCTGGCTTACCAGGAAACCCCGCGATCGCCGAAACAACTGCTCTGGCTGCTCTGCTAGAATTAGTTGCCGCGATTGGTACTCCCGTGCATCTGATGCGGGTTTCTACTGCCCGTAGCGTTGAGTTAATCGCAACGGCAAAAGCACGCGGTTTACCAATTACCGCTAGTACGACTTGGATGCATCTATTGCTCGATACCAAAGCCTTGAGCAGTTACAATCCTGCTTTACGGGTAGAACCACCTTTAGGCAATCCTGAAGATGTTGTAGCCCTACGCCAAGGCGTGCGGACGGGAGTTATAGACGCGATCGCGATCGACCACACGCCCTATACCTATGAAGAAAAAACGGTTGCCTTTGCGGAAGCACCTGCTGGGGCAATTGGCTTAGAACTCGCTTTACCCTTACTCTGGCAAAATCTCGTCGCAACTGGAGAATTTTCCGCCTTAGAGTTATGGCAAGCCTTAAGTCACCGTCCATCTGAGTGCTTGCAACAGAATGTAAATGCGATCGCTCCCAACTCGCCAGCGGAATTGATTCTCTTCGACCCCCAACACACTTGGACTGTGACGCAGCAGACTTTAAAATCTCGCTCTCACAATACCCCTTGGTTGGGTCAACAAGTCAACGGTCGCGTTGTCAAAATCTGGTTATAG
- a CDS encoding histidine phosphatase family protein translates to MTTRVVIVRHGQSSYNAERRIQGRSDVSVLTEQGREDALKVGAALSNLNFAAIYSSPLQRARQTAEIVRNCFATTTPLTVTEQLLEIDLPLWEKLTVHEVKEKFPTDYRLWHEFPHEFKMELQTPQGTKEHFPVLALYQQARQFWQDILSRHAGETILIVGHNGINRALLSTAIGISPSRYHSIQQSNCGISVLNFKPPFPPSESQGQGGFVQLESMNQLAHLGRDVLPSFRPNHQGQRILLIRHGETEWNRQTKFQGQIDVPLNDNGREQARKAAEFLKTVKLDFAFSSPMLRPKETAEIILQHHPETQLKLYDGLREIGHGLWEGKLEAEIEQTFPGELERWRTVPGEVQMPEGENLQQVWERSVVDWQTMLASVTDRPQTGIVVAHDATNKVLLCHVLGLSTAQFWNFRQGNGAVTVIDYPQGLNGLPVLQAMNITTHLGGGVLDKTAAGAL, encoded by the coding sequence ATGACCACTCGTGTTGTAATCGTGCGCCACGGACAAAGCAGCTATAACGCCGAACGTCGCATCCAAGGACGCAGCGATGTTTCAGTCTTAACAGAACAAGGGCGTGAAGATGCTCTCAAAGTCGGCGCAGCCCTTAGCAATCTCAACTTTGCCGCTATCTACTCCAGCCCGCTGCAACGTGCCAGACAAACAGCAGAAATCGTTCGCAACTGTTTCGCCACGACAACACCTCTAACAGTTACAGAACAGTTATTAGAAATTGACTTACCCCTATGGGAAAAGCTCACAGTCCATGAAGTCAAGGAGAAATTTCCCACAGATTACCGCTTGTGGCACGAGTTTCCTCACGAATTCAAAATGGAACTACAAACGCCTCAAGGCACAAAAGAGCATTTTCCCGTCCTCGCCCTCTACCAACAAGCACGACAATTTTGGCAAGATATTCTCTCCCGCCATGCTGGGGAAACTATCTTAATTGTGGGACACAACGGCATTAACCGCGCCCTCCTCAGTACCGCAATTGGCATTTCTCCCAGCCGCTATCATTCCATCCAACAGTCCAATTGCGGCATTAGCGTTTTAAATTTTAAACCCCCCTTCCCGCCTAGTGAAAGTCAGGGTCAAGGCGGTTTCGTACAGCTTGAATCAATGAATCAACTTGCCCATTTGGGAAGAGATGTTTTACCATCTTTCCGACCGAACCATCAAGGACAAAGAATCTTACTAATTCGGCATGGCGAAACCGAGTGGAACCGCCAGACCAAATTTCAAGGGCAAATTGACGTTCCCCTGAATGACAATGGCAGAGAACAAGCCCGTAAAGCCGCAGAATTTCTCAAAACCGTAAAACTCGATTTTGCCTTCAGCAGTCCGATGCTGCGTCCCAAGGAAACAGCCGAAATTATTTTGCAGCATCACCCCGAGACTCAACTGAAATTATACGACGGACTCAGAGAAATCGGTCACGGACTTTGGGAAGGAAAATTAGAAGCAGAAATCGAACAAACATTTCCAGGGGAATTAGAACGGTGGCGGACAGTACCAGGTGAGGTGCAAATGCCAGAAGGAGAAAATTTACAGCAAGTCTGGGAACGCAGCGTTGTTGATTGGCAGACAATGCTAGCTTCGGTCACCGATCGCCCTCAGACAGGTATAGTGGTGGCACACGATGCCACAAACAAAGTTTTGCTCTGCCACGTTTTAGGTTTATCCACCGCTCAGTTTTGGAACTTCCGCCAAGGTAACGGAGCCGTGACAGTCATTGATTATCCTCAAGGCTTAAATGGTTTACCCGTGTTGCAAGCAATGAATATTACCACCCACTTAGGCGGAGGCGTACTCGACAAGACCGCAGCTGGAGCGTTGTAA
- a CDS encoding CPBP family glutamic-type intramembrane protease, giving the protein MTIKRVVLSVLTVLTVLLAGASLWQSWQQPQFQSRLELYETNLLLRAAEWQPQDSGGKDLTNARKALLGDKPIESAIEQYQEAKTSTQKNIKKALAQLKQARSLPESAPATPQPKSATPPVTETSRANQETISQRSLARLEKLDAELTLRLGILQAQQGKTAEAVKTWEELKENSEFGIRNSELLTTPDSRIEDTANALIGLWSNPARLLPDAQQLIQTNLDGWFRDRALLRLYELQQRQDAFAQLQATQQELAERAIVKLAIIGSLPWLAGVTGLGLLIFLIAQRLRKGKESVLSRNEDTVWVTPWTGEIVWQVFIVGFFLMGQVLIPLTLSFLGVKPVGGQIRIQAFYVLVNYLLLAAGGLGVLYLSIKSFFPLPEGWFRFNWRSNWILWGFGGYCVALPLVLIVSIINQQLWQGQGGSNPLLSLALEARDSVALSIFFFTAAIAAPLFEEFLFRGFLLPSLTRYMSVWWAIILSAFLFALAHLSLSEILPLMTLGIILGIVYTRSRNLLAPMLLHSLWNSGTLVSLYILGSGAT; this is encoded by the coding sequence ATGACAATTAAGCGGGTAGTTTTAAGTGTGTTGACGGTGTTAACAGTTTTACTGGCTGGAGCATCTTTATGGCAAAGTTGGCAGCAGCCCCAGTTTCAAAGTCGCTTGGAACTCTACGAAACTAATCTTCTCTTGCGTGCTGCCGAGTGGCAACCCCAAGATAGTGGGGGTAAAGATTTGACTAATGCTCGTAAAGCTTTGTTGGGAGATAAGCCCATAGAATCGGCAATCGAGCAATATCAGGAAGCTAAGACTTCTACCCAGAAAAACATTAAGAAAGCTTTAGCACAACTCAAACAAGCGCGATCTCTACCTGAATCCGCACCAGCTACTCCTCAGCCTAAATCTGCCACTCCACCAGTGACAGAAACGTCTCGTGCTAACCAAGAGACTATATCACAGCGATCGCTCGCTCGACTAGAAAAACTCGACGCCGAACTCACCTTACGCTTGGGAATTCTCCAAGCACAGCAAGGAAAGACGGCGGAGGCGGTGAAGACTTGGGAAGAGTTGAAGGAGAATTCGGAATTCGGAATTCGGAATTCGGAATTATTAACGACTCCCGACTCCCGCATCGAAGATACAGCTAACGCCCTCATCGGACTGTGGAGCAATCCGGCGCGGTTGTTGCCTGACGCACAGCAGTTGATTCAAACTAATTTAGACGGATGGTTTCGCGATCGCGCTTTGTTGCGTCTCTACGAACTTCAGCAACGACAAGATGCATTTGCACAACTACAAGCGACACAACAAGAATTAGCCGAACGAGCGATTGTCAAGCTAGCAATTATTGGTAGTTTACCCTGGTTGGCAGGCGTGACTGGCTTAGGGTTGCTGATTTTTTTGATAGCTCAGAGATTGAGAAAAGGCAAAGAATCTGTTCTATCTCGAAATGAAGATACAGTTTGGGTTACACCTTGGACTGGGGAAATAGTTTGGCAAGTATTTATTGTCGGTTTTTTCCTGATGGGACAAGTGTTAATTCCCCTAACACTTTCATTTCTTGGTGTCAAGCCTGTAGGCGGACAAATTAGGATTCAGGCTTTCTACGTTTTGGTTAATTACTTACTACTAGCTGCGGGAGGGCTGGGAGTTTTATATTTATCGATTAAATCGTTTTTTCCCCTCCCTGAAGGCTGGTTTCGTTTTAACTGGCGAAGTAACTGGATATTATGGGGTTTTGGTGGGTATTGCGTTGCTTTGCCTTTGGTATTGATCGTGTCAATTATCAATCAACAATTGTGGCAAGGGCAAGGCGGTAGCAATCCGCTCTTATCGTTAGCGTTGGAAGCACGAGATAGTGTAGCTTTGAGTATATTCTTTTTTACTGCCGCGATCGCTGCTCCTTTGTTTGAAGAATTTCTGTTTCGCGGTTTTCTGTTACCTTCTCTTACCAGATATATGTCTGTTTGGTGGGCAATTATTTTGAGTGCTTTCTTGTTTGCCTTAGCTCACCTGAGTCTCTCGGAAATTTTACCGCTGATGACGTTGGGAATAATTTTAGGGATAGTTTACACGCGATCGCGCAATCTTTTAGCACCAATGTTGCTGCACAGTTTGTGGAATAGTGGCACGCTGGTGAGTCTGTATATTTTGGGGAGTGGTGCTACTTGA